In a genomic window of Gossypium arboreum isolate Shixiya-1 chromosome 9, ASM2569848v2, whole genome shotgun sequence:
- the LOC108454620 gene encoding F-box protein At5g39250, translating into MLSEEVLKVVFPLLDGVDLAVCMVVCKQWRHVARDDYFWKCVCAKRWPSICKRPNSHTVTYYRIYRTFYKRQRPQTLLPPRLSFDDLEFFIDIWNEDELIFSEVVPGPVLQNGIKFLPTGICNTLKFHLESPEYKMTLPVDPRFNIPWGETVSISVLVERKDSNKVACIINKSLFDYIDRSASRALAFEYLNFSPNYPFISGIRAWISLLFLEDGDDGIIDVFGIEMDFRNTASSKDEVLWLLDMLDWK; encoded by the coding sequence ATGTTATCCGAAGAAGTGTTGAAAGTCGTTTTTCCTTTATTAGATGGCGTAGACCTTGCGGTTTGCATGGTGGTCTGTAAGCAATGGAGACATGTAGCTCGAGATGATTACTTTTGGAAATGTGTATGTGCGAAACGATGGCCTTCCATTTGCAAGCGACCAAACTCTCATACCGTGACATACTACAGAATTTATCGAACCTTCTATAAACGGCAGCGTCCACAAACTCTTCTTCCTCCGAGACTTTCCTTTGATGATTTAGAGTTCTTCATTGATATCTGGAACGAAGATGAATTGATCTTCTCCGAAGTTGTCCCTGGCCCTGTCCTGCAGAACGGAATCAAGTTCCTGCCGACCGGAATCTGTAACACACTTAAGTTTCACCTTGAGAGTCCTGAGTACAAGATGACCTTACCAGTTGACCCGAGGTTCAATATTCCTTGGGGCGAGACTGTGAGCATTTCAGTGCTTGTGGAGCGGAAGGACTCCAATAAGGTTGCCTGCATAATCAATAAATCCCTGTTTGATTATATCGATCGCAGTGCTTCAAGGGCTCTAGCTTTCGAGTACCTCAACTTCTCTCCCAACTACCCTTTCATTTCAGGAATCCGAGCATGGATCTCTTTGCTATTTTTGGAAGATGGAGACGACGGTATCATTGATGTTTTCGGGATCGAAATGGATTTTCGGAATACTGCCAGTTCCAAAGATGAGGTATTGTGGCTTTTGGACATGCTAGACTGGAAATGA